One Sinorhizobium mexicanum genomic region harbors:
- the ccmB gene encoding heme exporter protein CcmB, which yields MIPLFFRDLKLSVRAGGGAMIGVLFFMTVVAVVPFGVGPDLNLLSRIGPAMLWIGALLASLLGLDRLFQAEREDGSLDLLLMQETPLILTVFVKCAAHWAATGLPLVIASPLLGLFMNMNELAIGATMLTLLAGTPAITFIGAVGAAVAVALPRGGLLVSILVLPLAIPVLIFGVSAVYAAIEDPAPFLPPFMILMAITLFFAVIGPVAAAAALRHSAD from the coding sequence TTGATCCCCCTCTTTTTCCGCGACCTCAAACTCTCGGTGCGTGCCGGCGGCGGCGCAATGATCGGCGTGCTGTTCTTCATGACGGTCGTTGCCGTCGTCCCTTTCGGGGTCGGGCCGGATCTCAACCTGCTGTCGCGCATCGGCCCGGCGATGCTCTGGATCGGCGCGCTGCTTGCCTCGCTGCTCGGTCTCGACCGTCTATTCCAGGCGGAGCGCGAGGACGGGTCGCTCGATCTCCTGCTGATGCAGGAGACACCGCTCATTCTGACCGTCTTCGTCAAGTGCGCCGCCCATTGGGCCGCGACCGGCCTGCCGCTCGTCATCGCCTCGCCGCTGCTCGGCCTCTTCATGAATATGAACGAGTTGGCAATCGGCGCCACGATGCTCACGCTTCTTGCCGGAACACCCGCGATCACATTCATCGGCGCGGTCGGCGCCGCGGTCGCGGTCGCCTTGCCGCGCGGCGGATTGCTCGTTTCGATCCTCGTTCTGCCGCTTGCCATCCCGGTGCTGATCTTCGGTGTCAGTGCAGTTTATGCGGCGATCGAGGATCCCGCCCCGTTTCTGCCGCCTTTCATGATATTGATGGCGATAACCCTGTTCTTCGCAGTGATAGGTCCGGTCGCCGCTGCCGCCGCGCTCAGGCATTCGGCCGATTGA